The nucleotide window ATCGATGATAAAGGTCGTTCAGCTCTTACATTGTTTTTGGAGTGCAAAAAGGTGAACCTTCACTATTTCATTTTCTTGAATTCATGTTTTATGTTCAAAGCAGACATATGAAGACCCTTCGGATCTGAATATGTGAAGTTCATTTGGGGCCAATGTTCTAGTGCTTATATGTTATTTATATCTATGTGATACAAAATTTAATGCTTGCAGTTATTAGGCATGAACTTGCATCCTCATATTTGCTTATTGTTGTATTGTGAGGTTCATGATCAAATTGGATGATGATTCAATTTTCATTACATCTGCAACATCCTTTGAGTCTAAGCAGGGTGTGATTCAAGAAATGAAATTAATGTTTAACACTACTATTAAAAGAGAACTCTCAGTCAATGGGAGatgtgttttatttttgttggtcATAATGTCAAGAGAAGTTAACTGTATCTCAGTATTGACCCTTGAATTAATAATAATACCCAACCTACCCACTTCCCCCTCACATAACAATTCTGTTGatattgccactttgagccttttttttcctctcttttttgtgtgtttttcaGTTTTGATGCAGTTAAGAggaattttctttttaatttaattttttcttacaGGGTTTGGATGCTTCAGCAGAATCAAGTAAAGTTTTGGGGTCTGATTTGTTGTTCAAGACCATGCAATCCTTGAGTGCTCTGAGAGATATAATTGCAAAGGGTCTTGAAAGTGGCCTTAGAAATGATGCTTCTGATGCTGCTATAGCTATGCGTCAAAAGGTGAGAAAAAAATGTTTtgaaattattttgttaaagTTTAAAGTGAAACAATTCATATTGAATTGATTCAGAATTTGAGAATGTTTCTTTTAATCATTGAtattctttcttcatctctctgTGAACAATACAGTGGCGTCTTTGCGAGATTGGACTTGAGGACTATTCATTCATCCTTCTAAGCAGGTAGGAATATAATCATTGGATTTTAAAGCAGATTCAGAATGTCTGGATTgcaacaattatttatttttcgctGTAGTTTTATTTGGTATTCCTTCCTCCTCCCTTTTGGTTGTAGAAGGTTTCTGTAGAAAGTTGCTGAAAATCAAAGTTTTTATGGGTCATACAGtttgttgttattgttgttgttgttgtcgttgttgttgttgtcgtCTTATTATTAAAATAATGGTTGTTTTTATATATCTGATGCTTTTTCTGTCCAGTCTTCATGCATAAAATACAATAAATGACTGCAAACTGAACATTCTATATTAAATGTACTAGGGATGGTTTATGATATAAGAACAGTTGATTATGGCATTGAGCAATATCCTGGTTCTATGATTTGTGCATGACATTGGGCAACTAGAGTAATTCTTGTGAATGACATTGTATACTGCAACCTGTTCAGGTTACGATATCGCAGTCATGACCCCCACTGTTAAACTTTTTAACTTCCATTATTTAGAGATATAATCCTACCATTGGTAGTAATATTTTGGCTGTCCGTTGTTGACAATCATTGACTTGGTTAGATTCGCTAATGAGCTTGAAGCTATGGGAGGGGCTCATTGGCTGGCACAAGATGTGAAATCAAAGGATGTAAGCTCTTGGAATGATCCACTTGGTGCTCTTGTAGTTGGTGTTCATCAGCTAAGGTTATCTGGTTGGAAGCCTGAAGAATGTGCGGCTATTCAAAACGAGCTCCTTGCCTGGAAAGCAAGAGGTCTTTCTCAAACAGAAGGTAATTCATCCTTTTGTCTTTGCAACAGTTTTGCATCATTTAGCTAGCAAATACTTGATAGATTGCTTCCACAGCCCAATCATCTTACAACCTTCCTCCTGTTTTATTCATGAAGCGAGTGAAGATGGCAAAACAATCTGGGGACTACGGCATAAAGCTACTCTCGATAGAGCCAGGAGGTTAACTGAAGAATATTCTGAAGCACTTCTTCAAATATTTCCCCAAAATGTCCAGGTATCTTTTGTTCCTTATTCTTTTCGAAAAAGAAACACTTgttgatgaggatgaggatgtaGTATACAAAAAACTGGTAGATTTCTATGGGATTTCACATTTCACTGGGTAATGATTATGTGTGGACACTTCAATTTCCTTTTTGGTTGTAAGTTGTTAGTTTTCTCTAAAACTGCGCCTCACATGTGGGTCTTTCATCATTAGAATCCAAAATGGGGAGTTATACTATATTTCTTTCATGGTCATCGTGGTATTATAGGATACATTCCTCTCTGAATCTTATCTACTTATGTTAGTTAATTCATTAGCACAATTGCTAAAAGTTTGGAACACATGTAAACTGGAACTTGAACAACTCTTGCAGGTATTAGGAAAAGCTTTTGGAATACCTGAGAACAGTGTAAGGACATACGCTGAAGCTGAAATTCGCGCTGGGTATGtcttaaaaattttaaacatgCATTTGACAATGATTTTTGAGACTAATAATGTTTATAGTTATATAAATTATTCAATTGCAGTGTTGATGATATAGAGACATTGTTGTCTTACTTTCGACCTACAAATGCTATGCAGTGTAATATTTCAGGTTTCAAAACTCTGTTCCCTGCTTTTGAAAGCAGTTAGAACTACCATTGGTTCTCAGGGTTGGGATGTTATTGTGCCGGGAGCTGCTATGGGAACATTGGTTCAGGTACCTTTATAATCCTTCCGGTTACATGTTTTCTTTGGAAGTTCAAAGTTATGTGTAAGGTGAGTACAGTTTAGAGAGAGCAATGTTTAATTGAACTCCATGTGAAGTTCAAAACATTCAAGagcattgaagaaaaaaaagaaagaaacaaatagaAGTAGAATGCTTTATTTTGAAAACATTAAGAAAGTTGGTAGATATACATTAGGTCAAATAGATACTTCTAAATTTATGTTGTATTGAAGATATTGTCTATGTttatgtgtacaaaaaataaaataagtacCTAGCATAATGTTTTTATGTATACATTAGGGCAAATAGATACTTCTGAAGTTATAGGTTTATGTGTACAGACAAACCGCCGGTGTTGGGGGGAGGTACTGCAGGTGTAGTGTAGCATTTTCTGAGGAGATTAATGATAGTTTCTTATGGCCATTATGTTTCGtgatttggtttttctttttctgttatttttttatatgtatACTTTTTTTCATAGATTAATCAACATTTCTTATTTCTGTTctttgaaatatatataatctCTACTTTGTATATCCCTCATAGGATTTCATGGGCTAGTAGTCTAGTACTGTTTGGCTTGTTGCAATGTTTAGTTCACAGTTTCCCATAACGGTATAAACCTATAACTTCAGGTTGAGAGGATTGTCCCCGGTTCAATACCATCAACTGTTGAGGGACCTGTTGTTCTCGTTGTCAACAAAGCAGATGGAGATGAAGAGGTTTGTGATCAATTATTTCTTTTACTGAGGCCATATTAATGGTATAAACAATCCAGTTACAATAGTTCTCTTATATTACTTATATCTGGCAGGTAACAGCGGCTGGGAGTAACATTGTGGGAGTTGTTCTTCTGCAAGAGCTTCCTCACTTGTCTCATCTTGGTGTCAGGGCTCGACAAGTATGTCTTGTCTATCCAAATGTGACGGTCATTGAAAGGTTTTGATATAACTGCATAAATCTAACCAATACACTACGTTGGTGATCTACAGGAGAAGGTTGTGTTTGTGACATGTGAAGATGATGACAAAGTTGCTGATATACAAAAACTCATGGGAAAATATGTGAGGTTAATTTTCTGGACATCTCTAAAGTTTCGAAATTCATCATGTACTGAAATTCTATCTCATCTTTATAAAAGCGCATCTTGCAATTGATGCCTAGTGGGCCTTATAGTTCTAATGTTACGCCCCACATCCAAGGCTAGACTCACTCTTGCTTTCCTCCCTTTCCCAACCTTGGTccaattttgaaaagaaaaagaaaattgaagaaaaaggcGAGTGAGAAGAGCCAAAGGAACAGTAGCAATGAAAAAGATAAAATGGTGCTAGAACATTATTTGTAAATTTGATATAATATATATTCCTTATGCGTCCATGAATTTTGCAGGTTAGAAGCATCCTCGTCCAGTGTTGATATATATCCTTCAACAGAAAACAGCAATGGCACTTTTGCAGTGAAAAATGTTTCAAGTGATGTTGCACCAAAAGTTGAATCCCGTGGAACTCCTGACCCTTCCTGGTCTGCTGCTAAAACCCCAGAATCCAATAAGGTACAATTTTGATCCAGAACAAATGAAGTAAAATAGAGGGATAGAAAGTACCAGCATCGTACCAGTAGGGTTCTAGTCATCACTCCTAGAGCGAACATAAAATATTTTGTGATCACACTGGCCTTTTTCTTCACACGAAAGGCACTTGGAATTGCTCCAAGTCAACCCATGCTTCACACATGAGCAAAATATCAAGATATTTTTGTTCGCTGATGTTGGTTTTCATCATCACAAAAATTGTATTTTCATCTAGGGGGTATCTGCCGGTGGAGTTTTACTACTTGCTGATGCAGAAGCACGGAATTCGGGTGCAAAAGCTGCTGCTTGTGGTCGTTTAGCTTCTTTGGCAGCGGCATCTGATAAAGGTAATATTAAAATTTGGTTAGGActgtaacttttctttccaagcATTAACTCACTAATCCCTgttactcttattttctttaacAACTGTATTTCCTTAGTTTATGTCTTAAAATATCCTCTTTTGTCTCTAATGGACGTATCAACATTATTGTCATTGGGGTGCACTAGAAGGATTAGTTTATCATTGGAGTGCATTAGTTTACTGTAGAAAATTGGTGCATATAATGCGCTTATATCTAATGACCAAGGGTGATGTGGATTCCCTAAAAGAACTATTAGTTATTTTCCTGCATATTTTGTGTTTCTGTACATTTACTTGACTCTCTGGTTTTTCCGTTTGCAGTTTTTAGTGACCAAGGGGTACCAGCTTCCTTTAATGTCCCTGCTGGAGCAGTTATACCATTTGGCTCTATGGAACTGGCATTAGAGCAAAGCAAATCCATGGAATCATTCAGGTCCTTTCTAAATATGATAGAAACATTGAAGCCAGAAAGTGGAGAACTTGACCAAGTATGTGGTCAGCTCCAGGAACTGATCTCTTCTCTACAGCCCTCCAAAGATATCATTGATAGAATAGCCAAAATATTTCCAGGCAATGCGCGGCTAATTGTTCGTTCAAGTGCTAATGTTGAGGACTTAGCTGGAATGTCGGCTGCTGGACTATATGATTCAATTCCCAATGTTAGTGTTTCAAATCCGACAGTATTTGCAAATTCTATAAGCAAAGTGTGGGCATCACTTTATACTAGGAGGGCAGTTTTGAGCCGTCGAGTTGCCGGTGTACCTCAGAAGGATGCTACAATGGCAATTCTGGTGCAAGAAATGCTTTCACCAGACTTATCGTTTGTGCTTCATACAGTCAGCCCAACAGACCAAGACCATAATTTGGTTGAGGCTGAAATTGCTTCTGGCCTCGGTGAAACTTTGGCTTCAGGCACCAGGGGCACACCCTGGCGTATATCGTCTGGAAAATTTGATGGGAATGTGCGCACATTGGCATTTGCTAATTTCAGTGAGGAACTACTTGGTGGAGGCCCTGCAGACGGGGAGGTTATCCATTTGACTGTAGACTACAGCAAGAAACCATTAACTGTTGATCCAGTTTTCCGTCGGCAGCTTGGTCAGCGCCTCGGTGCGGTGGGATTTTTCCTTGAGCAGAAGTTCGGCTGCCCACAGGATGTGGAAGGATGTGTTGTTGGCAAAGACATCTTTATAGTCCAGACACGTCCACAGCCCCTATAAATATCTCTGTAACTTTGTTGTAGTATATACCTTCAAGTAGAAAGAAACCTAATAGCATTTATCTGCGAGAAGGTAAGTGTCAACTGTGGTTTCAAAACTTATGCCACATTTGTGTACTAATGGTAGACAGGTGCCTGAGTGGAAAGGATTTTCCACACGTCTTGCTGAAAGTTCTGGTATATAAGAAATAAGCCGCCGATTAGTATGTTACCGTATGGCTTCTGTAAACTTGATAGCCACGGTTCGAGAAAGTTTAATGGATATGATCAATAAAACTTGTACTTGCAGTGTATTACTGTATGTTCCATCCCTTATAGCAGGGCTCTGTTATCGGATAATACAATCATTTCAAAGCCAAACTAACTAATTGTtcgtgctatatatatatatatatatatatatatatatatatatatatatatatatataaatcataatttggATATGACAGTCTActctgttttatttatttatttaacctTTTAATGTGGGAGCTGTTTATAAACTCCAGGAACTTCATGTTGTTGACCTGTAATCTCATAATAACATTGCTTGGCTGCGACTTAGGAAGTTTGGAATCATTGAGATAGGAGGCGCGGTCATTTTCATAAATTCCAGGAATTATGATATAGCAAAATACCGAGTGACGAGCATATATGAAGACAAATGATACAAAACCCTCCTCACTCTTTATGAACCTTTCACCACTGGAGTCCTAGAACCTTGCACAACGATGCACGGGAAAGTGAGCTTTTGCATCCTAATGGTGGCTGGAAGCTCCCCTTGTTCTAATGCTCATTCAACAAAAGAACATGCCCCATTAAACTTGAAAGGAGGGCTGCCTGGGGTGAGAATTTGAACATTAATTGTTATTTTTAACTTAATGAGACCTAGATAAAGATAGTGGCAAGAATTAATTATTGTCAATATATCCTGGCAGGGATAAAGCAATGGAAAGAATGGCAATGTAAATGACCCAACCAGAACACTAGTAGTGTCAATTCAAGTGTCGAGAACAGGGGCACCAACAACGTGAATGTACAAGTGCAAACAAAAGCTGCACCAAAGGCAAATCAGAAGGTTAATGCACAGTTTTTGTTTGCATATTATTAGGGAATGGTTATgcatttgaataaataaataaaataacaagGGTGGTGTTTTGTCATTAGAATGAACTTTGGAATTGACATTCATTATCAGTTGACATAGATAGGTTGGCGAATGGGATTTCATCTTTACTCTAAGAGTGGGCGTACCCAATGAGACTGATCAATGTTCATTTCCTTCTTAGTAAGTGTGAAGTTTGGGC belongs to Rosa chinensis cultivar Old Blush chromosome 4, RchiOBHm-V2, whole genome shotgun sequence and includes:
- the LOC112195997 gene encoding phosphoglucan, water dikinase, chloroplastic, whose amino-acid sequence is MDCVPSLHTSASSSSQFLRHKQFRFLHNHLQCRRSVAALGRTTSFRPLRHKSNNLRILCGVGVSPPQSTEEQKETKMKSKSKSGRGKVWLDIRLDHQVAFGESVAVLGSSKELGSWKKKVPLNWTESGWVCKLEFKGGESVEFKFVTVRADKSMLWEGDDNRVLKLPNGGSFGMVCHWNATGENVDLFPLDKEDGVEYKGSSAAQTANTTASSPDVETSPFVGQWKGNAISFMRSNEHRDRESGRNWDTSGLEGLSLKLVEGDRNARNWWQKLEVVRDILLESSQSEERLDALINSSIYLKWINTGQIPCFEGGGHHRPNRHAEISRVIFRELERISCRKDTSPQEVLVIRKIHPCLPSFKAEFTASVPLTRIRDIAHRNDIPHDLKQEIKHTIQNKLHRNAGPEDLVATEAMLARITKNPGQYSEAFVEQFKIFHHELKDFFNAGSLAEQLESIKDSIDDKGRSALTLFLECKKGLDASAESSKVLGSDLLFKTMQSLSALRDIIAKGLESGLRNDASDAAIAMRQKWRLCEIGLEDYSFILLSRFANELEAMGGAHWLAQDVKSKDVSSWNDPLGALVVGVHQLRLSGWKPEECAAIQNELLAWKARGLSQTEASEDGKTIWGLRHKATLDRARRLTEEYSEALLQIFPQNVQVLGKAFGIPENSVRTYAEAEIRAGVIFQVSKLCSLLLKAVRTTIGSQGWDVIVPGAAMGTLVQVERIVPGSIPSTVEGPVVLVVNKADGDEEVTAAGSNIVGVVLLQELPHLSHLGVRARQEKVVFVTCEDDDKVADIQKLMGKYVRLEASSSSVDIYPSTENSNGTFAVKNVSSDVAPKVESRGTPDPSWSAAKTPESNKGVSAGGVLLLADAEARNSGAKAAACGRLASLAAASDKVFSDQGVPASFNVPAGAVIPFGSMELALEQSKSMESFRSFLNMIETLKPESGELDQVCGQLQELISSLQPSKDIIDRIAKIFPGNARLIVRSSANVEDLAGMSAAGLYDSIPNVSVSNPTVFANSISKVWASLYTRRAVLSRRVAGVPQKDATMAILVQEMLSPDLSFVLHTVSPTDQDHNLVEAEIASGLGETLASGTRGTPWRISSGKFDGNVRTLAFANFSEELLGGGPADGEVIHLTVDYSKKPLTVDPVFRRQLGQRLGAVGFFLEQKFGCPQDVEGCVVGKDIFIVQTRPQPL